The following are encoded together in the Argopecten irradians isolate NY chromosome 5, Ai_NY, whole genome shotgun sequence genome:
- the LOC138324565 gene encoding uncharacterized protein has product MDPCQPLYIDCSIEYELDMTRFPGWDDPWTRSQPALMLHLPDHESCPCYHEYPSPEDELKTILQEYSTSEDELQDMIQELCSDIEASEDGLSSFVDDVLGFTDDLLTMSDTVSPADSGYGQYLDLVTSTFTSDEETWEDVLCDSYIIDQTIPSPDSSSTQSSTTDSLFLSAHQGSSSVYRKRKMSGETDQRLSAKRPRYYGDNSDVYSTFTSTSDLDSFDDEMIYGLSVCVRD; this is encoded by the exons atggaccCCTGTCAGCCACTGTACATTGACTGTAGCATTGAGTATGAGTTGGACATGACCCGGTTCCCTGGGTGGGACGACCCCTGGACCAGATCTCAGCCTGCCCTGATGCTTCACCTCCCCGACCATGAATCCTGTCCTTGTTACCATGAATACCCGTCTCCCGAGGACGAGCTCAAGACTATCCTACAGGAATACAGCACCAGTGAGGACGAGCTTCAGGACATGATTCAGGAACTCTGCTCCGACATTGAGGCTTCTGAGGACGGACTTTCATCATTTGTCG ATGATGTACTCGGTTTCACGGATGACTTGTTGACGATGTCGGACACGGTCAGCCCAGCAGACAGCGGTTACGGCCAGTATTTGGACCTGGTAACGTCGACCTTCACCTCTGACGAGGAGACGTGGGAGGATGTGTTGTGCGATTCTTACATCATCGACCAGACTATACCGAGCCCGGACTCCTCATCGACACAATCATCGACCACAGACTCTCTCTTCCTTAGTGCACATCAGGGGTCATCGAGTGTCTACAGAAAGAGAAAGATGTCCGGAGAGACTGACCAGCGACTTTCAGCCAAGAGACCACGTTACTATGGTGACAACAGTGATGTGTATTCGACCTTCACCTCCACTAGTGACCTGGATTCTTTTGACGACGAGATGATATATGGACTGAGTGTGTGTGTTCGGGACTAA